The Paenibacillus sp. BIC5C1 DNA segment AGGCAAGATTGATTTGGATGTGCCTGTTGTGAACTATATGCCTGATTTTACAATGAAAGATAACCGATACAAACAGATTACACCGCGCATGCTGTTAAATCATTCCTCTGGTCTTCTGGGCACCTCAACCAGCAATGCCACATTGTACGGAGATAATGACACGTATTCACATGATACGTTGCTCGATCAATTGGCGAATCAAAACCTGAAAGCAGATCCCGGCGCATACTCCGTCTACAGCAACGATGGCTTTTCGTTAGCCGAGATTTTGGTTGAAAGAGTGAGCGGCCTAAATTATACCGCATTTATACACAAGTATTTTACGGAGCCTTTGGATATGAACCATACCAAAACACCACAGGATGTGGTTAATCCGGCAGAAATGGCGGGAATCTATTCCCCTTTTTATAAGGGACAACTTCCAAAAGAGAATTATAATATCCTCGGTACTGGAGGTCTGTATTCCACCGCTGAAGATCTGGTCAAATTTTCACGAATCTTCACGGGAGAAGTTAAGGGTATTCTTTCAAATAAGTCTGTAAAAGCTATGGCACAAGAAGAGTATAAAAGAGGCATGTGGCCTAAGGATAGCGATACGCTGATGTCTTACGGGTTAGGATGGGATAGTGTGAACTTGTTCCCATTCAACGAATACGGTATTCAGGCTGTTATGAAAGGAGGAGATACGTTATCTTATCATTCTTCACTCGTGGTACTTCCGGAATACAACATGGCTGCAGCCGTTATCTCTTCAGGCGGGTCAAGCTTAACCAATCAATTCATTGCGAGTGATTTATTACTCAGCGCACTTGAAGAAAAGGACATTATTAAAGAACGGAAGCCGGAAAAATCATTTGGCGTACCTGTGAAGGCAAATATGCCTAAAGGAATATCCAAGTATGAAGGTATCTATAGTGGTAATAATTCAGTTACGAAGATCAAAATAAATACGGCTGGACAAATGACGCTCTCCTCACTCACAGCTCCAAGTAATCCGGTACAAGAATACACCTATACATCAGAGGGTACTTTTGTGAATGATGATGGTACAGAAAAGTTGAAATTCGTTGTGGAGAAAAATGGGAATACCTACCTGTGGTCTCGATCTTATATATCCGTTCCAGGGCTCGGACAGGTGGCTCTCTCGGAATATAATGCGGAGAAGCTTAAAGCCAATACATTACCCAAGGAGATTAACGCCGCATGGGCAAAGCGCGATGGTAAAAAATATTATCTGGTGAATGAGAAATACACATCCATGCTCTATCTTAATGCTACATCGATCCTGCCTATTCAGTTGAATAAAGAGAATCCAGGGTATATGTCCAATAATAAGATTATTGGAGCAGGCGAAGCAGCCAATCGATTGCAGATTCCAGGTTCTGCTGGACGTGATACGATGGACATTCATTTCTCCAAAAAGAACGGAGGAGAGTATCTTACATTTTCAGGTTATGTATACGCCAGTGAGGAAATGGTGAAACCCATCTATTCGGGTAAACGATCCGCAACAACCATTCAAGCAGATGGATATGCCAAATGGTTTTCGGTACCAGCTACTGCGAAAGGAAAAGTCATGACAGTGAAGTTGCCTGCAAATGGAGCTTTTGCTGTCTATGATCAGAACGGAATTTGTATTAATCACAGCGTGGTCAGCGGTAAGAATGTTGTGGTTTTACCCGAAAACGGTCGTATTGTATTTGCAGGTGAGGCTGGTTCACAGTTTCAAATTTCATTAAAAAAGTAAAAGGAATAGAGTTTCAAACGGCTGTACCATAAACGAACTCAACAGGAGAGAAACATCATGATGAAAAAAATATTAATCATTTTGCTCAAAATATTTGGTGCGATCGTTATCGCTTTTGCATTATTTATTGCGACTGTCTTTATTGTTAATGCAGTTAGCAACAAATCGGAGGAAGGGAAAATAAAACCTTATGGCCAGTTTGTAGCGGTTGACGGCAAAAACATGAATGTATTGATTCAAGGAAAAGGCAAAGAAACGGTGGTACTGCTTCCTGGATATGGAACACCCGCCCCAGCCCTTGATTTCAAACCGCTTATCGATGAGCTATCTCCATTTTACAAAATCGTTGTCATTGAACCTTTCGGTTATGGATTAAGTGACATTACTGAAAAAGAGCGTACTACTGAAAATATGGTTAATGAAATTCATGAAGCGTTACAGCAACTTGGTATTGATCGTTACACGCTCATGGCTCACTCCATTTCAGGGATATACGGCCTGGATTATGTGAACAAATATCCAAACGAAGTAACTTCCTTTGTCGGCATTGAGAGCAGTGTCCCAACGCAGGGAGGTAACGATGATCCATTTCCAACTGAAACGTATAAACTGCTTAAAAAATCAGGATTCTACCGTTTGTTAATGAAACTGGCCCCTGATCAACTGATTGAACCCGATGTTGATGATGAAACCAGAGAGCAAATTAGAATACTTTCACTCAAAAATACGTTTAATCCGAACAACCTGAATGAAGGCGAAAATTTTGGTCCTAATTTCAAAGCAACTGAGAACTTGTCCTTCCCTAAAGATCTTCCTGTAATTTTCTTCTTACAAGCAAATGATACCGAAACGGAAGGCTGGATACCCTTGCATGAAGAGCAAATCAAAGATTCTGTGCATGGAAAAGTGATGATATTTGAGGGAGAACATTATTTGCACCACACCCGATCCAAAGAAATAACCGAAAACTTCAGAAAGTTCATGAATGAAATAAAATAAGCGTAGTACCTTTCAGAATTGATTTCAGAAAGAACGAAACGCCCGTTCCCCATAAGAACACCGGGGAACGGGCGTATTTTCCATACTCATTACTATTGATTTGTTAACGAAATTTCGAACCTTGAACCAGCTTCACCAGCAAATACAATCGTACCATTTTCAGGCAATTTAACTTCATTCTCGCCACTAACCACGGTATGGTTCGTACTGATACCTGTCTGGTCATATACAGTGAAAGCGCCTTTCGAAGGTATCTTCACTGTCATCACTTTACCTGCGGCGGATGACGGTATCGAGTACCATGTCGCATAACCATTTGTTTGAATCGTTGTCTTCGATTGTTTCCCTGAATAGAGTGGTCTCACAAGTTCTTGACTGACGTAGACCTTTCCTCCTGCTGAAACGTATTCCACGCCGTCTTTCTCAAAGAACTTATACTCCATCGTATCGCGCCCAGCCAAGCCTGGAATTTGCAGTTGGTTCACAGCCGAATTTGCATCAATAATTTTATTGGTATACACATACCCTGGTGCTTCATCGAACATATGAATAGGGATGATCGGCGTTGCACTGTCATATACCGTTGAGGTGTATTTTTCATTCACCAGGTAATAAATGTTGCCTTCGCGCTTCTGCCAAGCGGCTGTTACATCTTCGGGCAATATATTGGTTTCAAGCTTTTCTGCCTTGTATTCCGAGGAGGCGATCTGTCCAAGCCCTGGCATCGACTGATACGAACGGGACCACAAGTATGTATTCCCGTTATCCCCTTGGGCGAATTTCAACTTTTCTGTACCTTGCTCGTTCACGAAAGAACCATCTGCGGTATACATATACTTTTGTTCCGTACTGTTCGGCGACAATAGCAGAGACATCGTCAATTGCCCTTCATCATTCACTTCCAACTTCAATAACGAGCTGCCAACAGCCCCATAAATGCCAGCATACTGCGTTAGTTCCTTCGGCATGGTTGTTTTTACAGGTACGCCAAATGATTTTTCCGGCTTCCGTTCTTTAATAATATCTTTTTCCTCAAGCGCGCTAAGCAACATTTCGCTCGCAATCAATTGGTCGGTTGTGCTTGACCCACCTGAAGAGGTAACGGCTGCAGCCATATTGTATTCCGGAAGCATAATTAATGACGAATGATAGGCAATTGTATTCCCGCCTTTGGTAACTGCCTTGATGCCGTATTCGCTAAATGGGAACAAGTCTACACTATCCCAACCTAACCCGTACGAAATCGATGAATCGCTGTCCTCTGGCCACACGCCTTTTTTGTACTCTTCCTGCGTCATGGCTTTTGCCGACTCACTGGAAAGAATACCTTTAACCTCTCCCGTAAAGATTTGCGAAAATTTGACGAGGTCTTCGGCAGTAGAGTAAATGCCTCCAGAGCCAATCATGTTCGTTTTCTCTAGTGGAAGTTGTTCCTTATTCAGCTGCGAATAAGTTACTGCCATTTGGTCGGGGTCAACCAGATCCTGTGGCGTTTTGGTGTGGCTCATGCCCAAGGGTTCCGTGAAATTCTGTTGGATGAAACGGCTAAAGCTTATTCCACTAACCTTTTCGACCAGAATTTCAGCTAAAGTAAAGCTGTCGTTACTATACACCGAGTAGGCTCCCGGATCTGCCTTCAAATTTTGATCGGCCAATTGATCCAAAAATGTATCATGTGCATAGGTATCATTGTCTCCATACAGAATGGCACTACCGCTTGAAGTCCCGAGAATCCCAGATGAATGATTCAGCAACATACGAGGTGTAATTTGTGTGTAACGGTTGTCCTTCATCTTAAAATCCGGGATATAGGTCACAACCGGCACATTCAGATCAATCTTGCCTTCATCAACCAGCTTCATCACAGCGGCGGTAAGCACCATTTTACTGGTTGAACCGATGCCATACATTGTAATAGAAGAAAGGGGGATACGGTTCTCTGGGTCGTTTTTGCCTACTTGTCCGGAGATTACGATCTCTCCCTCATCCATGAGTGCGTACTGCACACTTGTTGTACCATATGTTTCGGTAAGGAGCTTGGCCTTCTCCATCACTGCTTTTTGGGTCATATCATACTTAAGGTTCTTACTGTTACTGGTTGCCGGTGCGGCGAGAACAGTCATTGGGGCTAACATGGTTAACACCAGGGTTACGGCGGTTATTGAAGTTCGTTTTTTCAGTGTCAATCTCATCTTCTCCTGTCTTGTCTGTAAATTGGGGATCTCTGTGGTGGTACGTAAGTTAGTGTACTCTAGGGCGGTGAACTGAATATGAATTAACCCAGAATAAAATGGAAAAATACGGGTTGACAGAAAATTCCTTTACGTATACAATCGTATACATAAACAATTTGTATACAAATGTATACGAAAATGGAGGTGCTTTACAAATGAGAGAAAGACATATAAATGTGAACGAACAACCGGATCGCCATGAAGAGCGGTCCAGACGTGGTCGTGGTGAAGATGAGCAACAAGGTGAACGTTCAAGACGTGGGAGAGGGCATGGAGAGCATCACGGAAAACGGGGTAATGGGGCACAAACGTTTCGTCGTGGAAGAATTCTAGTCTTTTTGGAACAAATGCAGAATCGAAGAGCTACGTTGGCCAGACAGCTTGGTCAGGAGGAGTTCCGTAATATTCATCAGATGATAAGTGGTGAGCTGAAAGCCATTGATCAGGTCATTGATGAATACATCCAACTTTTTGAATTACAAAATGAAGAAGAAAGCCCTAATCAGGATCTGGAGAGTGAATAAGAATGATTCGTCGTTTTTTCTCGTATTATCGTCCTTACAAAAAACTATTTTTAATTGATTTTGGTTGTGCAGTACTAGCTGGTTTACTAGAGCTGGCATTTCCACTTGCTGTAAGCAAATTCATTAATGAGTTGCTGCCAGGTCAAGATTGGCCACTCATTATCCTCGCATGTGTTGTATTGCTGTCGATCTATGCGCTGAATACCGTCTTGAATTATGTCGTGACCTACTGGGGACATATGCTTGGCATTAACATTGAGACCAACATGCGCTCGAAGATGTTTGCTCATTTGCAAAAGCTATCCTTTCGGTTTTTCGATAATCGTAAAACGGGTCATCTGATCGGTCATCTTACGAATGACCTTAACGATATTGGCGAGGTGGCTCACCATGGACCAGAGGATGTTTTCATCGCGATTATGACTCTAATTGGATCTTTCTGGCTTATGGCGAACATTAATTTAGAGCTTGCACTGATCACCTTTGTCATTATTCCTATCATGGCCTGGGTCATTATCGTATTTGGCGGGCGCATGACGAAGACCTATCGGCGCCTCTTCGGAGATGTGGGGAATTTCAATTCCCGTATCGAAGACAACGTAGGCGGCATTCGTGTCGTACAATCGTTCGCTAACGAAGAACATGAGAAAAAACTTTTTTCCGTAGACAACGAGAACTTCCGCAAAACAAAGCTGCTTGCCTATAAAACGATGGCGAAGAGTATATCGGTCAGCTACATGATGATGCGTCTCGTTACCGTGTTCGTTATGATCAGTGGTGCCTGGTTCTTTATCGATGGCAGAATTGATATGGGTGATTTCATGGCATTCCTGCTGTTATCCAACATCTTCTTCCGTCCGATTGAAAAAATTAACGCCGTAATCGAAAGTTATCCTAAGGGTATTGCAGGATTCAAGCGTTACCTGGAAATCATTGATACCGAACCCGAAATTGCCGATGCGAAAAATGCGGTTGAGCTAAAAAGCGTCCGTGGAGATATTCGCTTCGAAAATGTCTCGTTCGGTTATGAGGAAAATCGACGTATTCTGAATAATATCAGTTTGTCTATCAATCCAGGCGAAACCGTTGCATTTGTGGGTCCTTCCGGTGCAGGTAAAACGACCATCTGCAGTCTTCTTCCGCGATTCTATGAAGTAGAGGAAGGTCGAATCACCGTTGATGGAGTTGATATTCGTGAGGTTCAGCTGGAATCCTTGCGTAGACATATCGGTATTGTTCAACAAGATGTATTTCTCTTCTCAGGCACAATTAAGGAGAATATCGCTTATGGCGATTTAACGGCAACAGACGAACAAATCTGGGATGCGGCCCGTCGTGCCTCTTTGGAAGAGTTGCTTCTTACTTTGCCAGAAGGGATCGATACCATTATTGGTGAACGTGGTGTCAAACTGTCCGGAGGTCAAAAACAGCGTTTGTCCATTGCTCGTATGTTCCTGAAAAATCCACCGATTCTCATCTTGGACGAAGCAACGTCCGCTCTGGATACCGAAACTGAAGCATTAATCCAGAAGTCCTTGGCGGAACTGTCAGTGGGTAGAACAACACTTGTTATTGCACATCGACTGACAACCATCAAGAATGCAGATCGCATCCTTGTAGTCAATGCTGATGGCATCGCAGAGCAGGGGAACCATGAGGAACTGGTCGCTGCCGGAGGCATATACAGCAGACTTCACCAGGTGCAATACAGACATTCTTAATAGCCAAAAAACAAACCGTGCATTTGCGCGGTTTGTTTTTTTTGTTTTTCAATAAAATGGGATTCATTTAAAGTATAAAGTTCATTGATATTATATTGTTGACAACGTCCACTAAACTGATTAATATTATGTTGACAATGTCCACTAAAAGGGAGGGTTTGACATCGACTCTCAGCAAATAAATGCAGATATGTTGACTGAAATGCGGCGTTTCAACCGTTTTTATACCAATATACTCGGTGTACTTGATAAACATATCCTGGGCACGGGATACTCCTTCGCCGAAGCAAGGGTCATTATTGAAATTGGCATTCAAGGGGAGAGCATTGCGAACAATCTGGTGGATACACTGACCATTGATCGCAGTTACATGAGCCGAATTGTAAGTAAACTGACCAGAGAGGGACTGCTGATGAAAGTGGATTCTGCTGCTGACAGCCGGGTGAGTTTGATTCGCCTGACTGCGAAAGGGCAGGAGCTTTACGGTGAGTTGAATGAACGTTCAGATCAGCAGATTGTGAAGTTAATGCAAGGTTTGGATGAGGAAGAGATCAGAGAAGTTTACGCTTCAATGATGAATATTCAGGATAAGTTGAACAAAAGAGCAGGAGAGACAAGACGATGATACGATTCGAATGTGATTACAACGAAGGTGCGCATGAGCGCATTTTGCAAAGACTGATTTCAACGAATATGGAACAAACGAGCGGTTACGGTAAAGATGCCCATTGTGATCGGGCGAGAAGTCTTATTCGACAAGCTTGTAAAAATGAACAGGCGGATGTGCATTTTTTGGTTGGTGGTACACAGACAAATACAACGGTTATTGCCTCCATTTTACGTCCATACCAAGGCGTGATTGCAGCGATTTCGGGCCACATCGCGGTCCATGAGACAGGAGCGATTGAAGCCACAGGTCACAAAGTGATCACGGTACCAAGCGAAGATGGGAAGATCACTTCAGATCAGGTCAAAGCCGTCTATGATGCCCATTGGAATGATGCAGCACCTGAACATTGTGTCCAGCCCGGAATGGTTTACATATCCCAGCCTACTGAGAACGGTACGATGTACAGTAAGGCAGAGCTGCAAGCATTATTTGATGTGAGCCAACAGTGTGGTCTCCCGTTCTTTATTGATGGGGCGCGTCTTGGTTATGCTCTTGCTTCCCGGAATTGTGATATGACTCTCGCTGATCTCGCCCGTCTATGTGATGTATTCTATATTGGCGGAACCAAGATCGGAGCATTGATGGGAGAAGCGGTAGTCATCCTGAATGACAAGCTCAAGCCAGATTTTCGTTATATGATCAAACAAAAAGGCGGCCTGCTTGCCAAAGGCAGATTGCTGGGGATTCAATTTGAAACGCTGTTTGAAGATGGTCTGTATCTTGAAATTTCCCAGCATGCGGTGGACATGGCTATGTTGATTCATGATTCACTTGCGGAGCAAGGTATTACTTTCCTATATGACTCGCCAACCAATCAGCAATTCCCGATTCTGCCAGATGACCTGCTTCAGGATTTACAAAACCGTTACTCGTTCACATTCTGGGAAAAGGTGTCCGATTCACACAGCGTCGTTCGTTTTTGTACCAGTTGGGCAACCCAGCGGGAAAATGTGGACTCA contains these protein-coding regions:
- a CDS encoding ABC transporter ATP-binding protein, which produces MIRRFFSYYRPYKKLFLIDFGCAVLAGLLELAFPLAVSKFINELLPGQDWPLIILACVVLLSIYALNTVLNYVVTYWGHMLGINIETNMRSKMFAHLQKLSFRFFDNRKTGHLIGHLTNDLNDIGEVAHHGPEDVFIAIMTLIGSFWLMANINLELALITFVIIPIMAWVIIVFGGRMTKTYRRLFGDVGNFNSRIEDNVGGIRVVQSFANEEHEKKLFSVDNENFRKTKLLAYKTMAKSISVSYMMMRLVTVFVMISGAWFFIDGRIDMGDFMAFLLLSNIFFRPIEKINAVIESYPKGIAGFKRYLEIIDTEPEIADAKNAVELKSVRGDIRFENVSFGYEENRRILNNISLSINPGETVAFVGPSGAGKTTICSLLPRFYEVEEGRITVDGVDIREVQLESLRRHIGIVQQDVFLFSGTIKENIAYGDLTATDEQIWDAARRASLEELLLTLPEGIDTIIGERGVKLSGGQKQRLSIARMFLKNPPILILDEATSALDTETEALIQKSLAELSVGRTTLVIAHRLTTIKNADRILVVNADGIAEQGNHEELVAAGGIYSRLHQVQYRHS
- a CDS encoding MarR family winged helix-turn-helix transcriptional regulator, coding for MLTEMRRFNRFYTNILGVLDKHILGTGYSFAEARVIIEIGIQGESIANNLVDTLTIDRSYMSRIVSKLTREGLLMKVDSAADSRVSLIRLTAKGQELYGELNERSDQQIVKLMQGLDEEEIREVYASMMNIQDKLNKRAGETRR
- a CDS encoding threonine aldolase family protein encodes the protein MIRFECDYNEGAHERILQRLISTNMEQTSGYGKDAHCDRARSLIRQACKNEQADVHFLVGGTQTNTTVIASILRPYQGVIAAISGHIAVHETGAIEATGHKVITVPSEDGKITSDQVKAVYDAHWNDAAPEHCVQPGMVYISQPTENGTMYSKAELQALFDVSQQCGLPFFIDGARLGYALASRNCDMTLADLARLCDVFYIGGTKIGALMGEAVVILNDKLKPDFRYMIKQKGGLLAKGRLLGIQFETLFEDGLYLEISQHAVDMAMLIHDSLAEQGITFLYDSPTNQQFPILPDDLLQDLQNRYSFTFWEKVSDSHSVVRFCTSWATQRENVDSLIRDISQALNKLKACV
- a CDS encoding alpha/beta hydrolase, with protein sequence MMKKILIILLKIFGAIVIAFALFIATVFIVNAVSNKSEEGKIKPYGQFVAVDGKNMNVLIQGKGKETVVLLPGYGTPAPALDFKPLIDELSPFYKIVVIEPFGYGLSDITEKERTTENMVNEIHEALQQLGIDRYTLMAHSISGIYGLDYVNKYPNEVTSFVGIESSVPTQGGNDDPFPTETYKLLKKSGFYRLLMKLAPDQLIEPDVDDETREQIRILSLKNTFNPNNLNEGENFGPNFKATENLSFPKDLPVIFFLQANDTETEGWIPLHEEQIKDSVHGKVMIFEGEHYLHHTRSKEITENFRKFMNEIK
- a CDS encoding serine hydrolase domain-containing protein — its product is MRLTLKKRTSITAVTLVLTMLAPMTVLAAPATSNSKNLKYDMTQKAVMEKAKLLTETYGTTSVQYALMDEGEIVISGQVGKNDPENRIPLSSITMYGIGSTSKMVLTAAVMKLVDEGKIDLNVPVVTYIPDFKMKDNRYTQITPRMLLNHSSGILGTSSGSAILYGDNDTYAHDTFLDQLADQNLKADPGAYSVYSNDSFTLAEILVEKVSGISFSRFIQQNFTEPLGMSHTKTPQDLVDPDQMAVTYSQLNKEQLPLEKTNMIGSGGIYSTAEDLVKFSQIFTGEVKGILSSESAKAMTQEEYKKGVWPEDSDSSISYGLGWDSVDLFPFSEYGIKAVTKGGNTIAYHSSLIMLPEYNMAAAVTSSGGSSTTDQLIASEMLLSALEEKDIIKERKPEKSFGVPVKTTMPKELTQYAGIYGAVGSSLLKLEVNDEGQLTMSLLLSPNSTEQKYMYTADGSFVNEQGTEKLKFAQGDNGNTYLWSRSYQSMPGLGQIASSEYKAEKLETNILPEDVTAAWQKREGNIYYLVNEKYTSTVYDSATPIIPIHMFDEAPGYVYTNKIIDANSAVNQLQIPGLAGRDTMEYKFFEKDGVEYVSAGGKVYVSQELVRPLYSGKQSKTTIQTNGYATWYSIPSSAAGKVMTVKIPSKGAFTVYDQTGISTNHTVVSGENEVKLPENGTIVFAGEAGSRFEISLTNQ
- a CDS encoding serine hydrolase domain-containing protein, encoding MSVRTATKRNTLAAVTLMLTILAPMSAMAAPTAMNNNSNLTYETTKKTVIEKAKLLTETYGTTSLQYALIDGGEIVVSGHTGKNDIKDKVPLTSNTIYGIGSSSKMMLTAAVMKLVDEGKIDLDVPVVNYMPDFTMKDNRYKQITPRMLLNHSSGLLGTSTSNATLYGDNDTYSHDTLLDQLANQNLKADPGAYSVYSNDGFSLAEILVERVSGLNYTAFIHKYFTEPLDMNHTKTPQDVVNPAEMAGIYSPFYKGQLPKENYNILGTGGLYSTAEDLVKFSRIFTGEVKGILSNKSVKAMAQEEYKRGMWPKDSDTLMSYGLGWDSVNLFPFNEYGIQAVMKGGDTLSYHSSLVVLPEYNMAAAVISSGGSSLTNQFIASDLLLSALEEKDIIKERKPEKSFGVPVKANMPKGISKYEGIYSGNNSVTKIKINTAGQMTLSSLTAPSNPVQEYTYTSEGTFVNDDGTEKLKFVVEKNGNTYLWSRSYISVPGLGQVALSEYNAEKLKANTLPKEINAAWAKRDGKKYYLVNEKYTSMLYLNATSILPIQLNKENPGYMSNNKIIGAGEAANRLQIPGSAGRDTMDIHFSKKNGGEYLTFSGYVYASEEMVKPIYSGKRSATTIQADGYAKWFSVPATAKGKVMTVKLPANGAFAVYDQNGICINHSVVSGKNVVVLPENGRIVFAGEAGSQFQISLKK